GTAAGCATCTTTGaccatctttgttttttttagaaTATAGGATGGATATATGTGTAATGAGGATAGGGTATTGGGTTTCCACGTATGCGTTCTAGACTCAAAACTTCCACTTTTCAAAATTAATGTAATACTTTTGAACCCTCCCATCTCCCCCTTAATAATagtaactaaaaaaaattattttacgaATGACACTATGCTGTGTTCTTGTTGTTTatcgaaaaaaagaaaatggaatcAATGTTCTTAATTATGTCCAATACTTTAgcttgtaaaatataaataagctCTCACATGGTATAATTAATTAAGTCATAACCCATAATTCTGCGATCTTGCTCTTATTCTAGTGGAACTTTTATTCTCAACAACAATATAGAAAAGTTGGAATTCCTCCGACTCAGTGATAAAAATTGTATACATTATTTGAAGAATGCATGTATGCCTTTGAGAGAGAAAAATAGGTCGGAACTTAATTTGTTAGGTTAAGAGTTCGATTATCTTTTGTTCCAGCCAATGAAGGATTATCTTTTGTTCCAAAGAAAGTcataaaaaatatcaaatatttGTTCTATAACAGCCATGTACGTGGCAACAGACTCACTTGTTAATCAATGTCCTTCTCCTCCGCTGTAGTAGCATTTAGTTGGGTGGCAAACAATGGAGTGGACAGTCTTGTTATTTTTAGTGCTTCACCACTGCTTTGATTCAACATGGTGAAGACAAGGCCATATGAATACAGTAGCTGGTGCTGTATGATTTATCTTGTCTTCTCACAAGCAAACAGTACTACTACTATAGTACTGCTTCTGAAAATGGCCCTTCTCCTTTTATTTGAGACCTGAATTTCTGTCTCTAAATTTGTCTCCATCTTTTTCTGGGTTTGTCTGCTATGGTTATTATGATTTTGTTTGCCTAATGGACTCTCTGAAAATGCGTTTTGGCTTTTCCCTTAATTCAAAAACATCAAAAACTGCTTTTGTTTTCTCCTATCAAAGACAATGGCCAAACAGGGAATAACTTCTGCTTCAACCTCATCTGTCTTTCCCTTCCAAATCAAAGCACCAAGCACTTCTTTGTCCCTTGAGTCTTTGACGGTTTGCACCAAATTTCCGGATAAATATCAATGCCCCAATccaaaacaaacactcaaatacaaaataaataatgcCAAAGTATAGGTTGCATGCAATTTTGTCACATACATTATTGCACACTtcacaaattttggttttcactAGTCTATATATAAATCCCAACTTTGCAATATGACCATATACAGCCCTCATAGTTGATCAGATCGACCAAGAATTTTAGTTTATCCAATTTTATTTTCCTTCTATATACATAATTAATTTCTTGAATTAAATTCCACGACATTTGCATGGTCACTTTGTCTAGCAAAGAAATGGAATTAGTTTATCTTTATCCGATTCTATATATCTTCATATGCCTAATTTTCTTGGATAAATTCGactttaattttgtttagaCAAATGATTGAATAGTACACTAAATTCATCTAAATCTAAGTTTGAAAATTGTATAGTTTCATTAAATTTAAGTACACATGGTGGAGTACAATACTATAGCCAACTTGGTTAAACAATATTGTCTTCATTGGACTTATCTTAATATATTTATCATGTGATTACAATACTCCATATGGGTCATAACCTTTTTCCTTAAGTCACATTATTTGGTCACTTTGACTAGCTCGTGGAACAAGTCACTGGGAGGAATATGATAATTTATCTTTAGAAAAAGTGTTatctttttcattgtttttatgtTAGTAACTCAATTGCTACATATAatactaacaaaaaaaaaattactacatATAATATGGGAAAAGTTTGTGACCCTTTTTCTTGAGTGAAAAAGAAAGGACTTGGATTTCTGAGATTCTCACTCAGTGCCGTTATAAGGCACATGATACTTCAGTGGACAGGAATCCTGGCAGGATCTAGGAATCAAATTCCcatgaatttttttcttcttcttttgaagAAACGATATTATCTGGCTgaacttagcctcataatgggctaacaataatgtggtttaaattcatctttagcgagaatcgaacctaaaacctctcacttataagtgaagaataaTATCATTAGACCGTGATACTAAATTACcaagaaacttttttttttttgaatgaaaaaaaaaagtttcatggccacttagtactactgtCTAAGTGGTAATGAAACTTATTAATTCAAGTAaataaaaacaactcttttccaaaaataaataaataaatacagcTAATtaaacaataaagaaaaaaagtttCCTTGAAACTGGAACATTTTTTTGTACATGGTAGAAAAAGGAGCTATaaacttccaaaaaaaaaaaagtagtactCTAAAAACTTCCacaaaaaaatgagagagatgaaaataaaaaacataaggttaacctaattaattaaaatggtAGTAGTTACTACTCTTTCCCTAAAAGCACTTCTTGTGGACCTCCATGAAAGCGGCTTCTTCTAAAATCAGTGGGCCAAAAGCTACTCCATTCCccttccattttattttttaatccctTCCTAATCAATGTTGCACCATTGCTTGTGGCCTGGGACCCACTTGGGGCACTTGGGGCTATGGTAGTTTGAGACCACCCTTGTGGTCAAGAGCTCCACAATGGGTGCAAATTTCACACACCTAGGGGTCTTGTATTGGTTAATGGAAGCTCCCAAGCTAATGGCATAGTCCATGAGCTTGTCAAACGTCCCCGTCTCGACAATCTTGATCTCGAGTGGTCCGATTGACTTGTCGGAGGCCCGGCCTTGCCGGTAGACGCTGTTCAGGGATTCTTCGACGGTGAGGCAACAGTCCTCAAAGACCGAGGGTGGGACTGGAGTTGTCCCATTGAAGCTAAGTTCCCAAAAGAGCACATAGTGTCCCGGGATTGTTGTTGTGTCCGCATAGCTAGTATATTCCGTCACGGTGGCCTCGAACGGGACTAAATGGTTCACGGCATTTTTCACTGCGTTTTGGAGCTCCACCTCATCAGTCTTGTCCGAGTCAATGCTCAGGACAACATTTTTCCTGCAGATGAAGTTGAACTGCGGTGCCTTGTTCTTGAATGAGGTCACTCTTAGCACATCCCCCACTCTGTAGCGGTACAGTCCTGCGGATTAAATAGTCCCAGGTCAATCTTCAGcaccaaaaataacaaaatttgtAATTTCATGAATTAAATCACttaaacacaaaaaaattaattaaaaaataaaaaaagttaccACTTACCAGCATATGTTGTGACAACAAGCTCATATTCTTGTCCAAGCTTCACATCTGCAAGATCAACTAGTTCTTGATGCTCCTTCTCATTTAGTGATTTGCGGACAGAGACGGGATTAGTATTAATCCCATTGTTCCTCTGGACCGGGAGGAACTCAAAGTATCCCATGGTGGGAATAAGAGTGTAGGACACTTCACTGGGTTTGCACAGAGGGTTTAGATTAACACCAAAGTAGCACTCCGAAGAGGCATACATAGTGCAAACCAGAGGCAGTCCGTTGCTGTAATAGTCCAGTGTCGGAATGTACTGGGACATAGTCCCGGTCACAATCACATCCACATACTTTGTGTTTGGCCAAAGCCTGGTAATAATCCCATGCCAAGAGTCCCTCCGGCACTCACCCTCAATGAAACTTGCAAGCTTCGGATCAGGCTTAAGGATCTTCATCACCGCCTCGCGGACCGACGGGTCTGTAATCTGGGGGTTAAGAGTCCCGGAGGCTATGTCCTTGCACAAAATAGTCCAGTGCTTCTCAAGAAACCTGATGGCCCGGATGAAGCCAGAGGCGAAAACAGCGCCGACTCGGAGGACTTCCTTGTTCTGGCAGAGGCCGCAGAGGAGTTGGGAGTACATGCTTTGGTAGGAGTCCGGGCAGAGGATGGTCTCATTGGGGCTGGTGTAGTTAGTGTAAGGGTCATAGGGTCTTTGTTTGAAATGTGAGCTTTTGTAGTAGCTGGTTAGGACCGGCCTGGCCACAAGTCCGCCGGGGGTTTTG
This window of the Malus domestica chromosome 03, GDT2T_hap1 genome carries:
- the LOC103429570 gene encoding indole-3-acetic acid-amido synthetase GH3.6, translated to MPEAPKKFLNPTEDYNLQDKNNKILHFIEEVTKTPHEVQKRVLAEILTRNAHVEYLQRHGLNGHTDRDTFKKIMPVIKYEDIQSDINRIANGDTSHILCSKPISEFLTSSGTSGGERKLMPTIEEELERRSLLYSLLMPVMSQYVPGLDKGKGMYFLFIKSEAKTPGGLVARPVLTSYYKSSHFKQRPYDPYTNYTSPNETILCPDSYQSMYSQLLCGLCQNKEVLRVGAVFASGFIRAIRFLEKHWTILCKDIASGTLNPQITDPSVREAVMKILKPDPKLASFIEGECRRDSWHGIITRLWPNTKYVDVIVTGTMSQYIPTLDYYSNGLPLVCTMYASSECYFGVNLNPLCKPSEVSYTLIPTMGYFEFLPVQRNNGINTNPVSVRKSLNEKEHQELVDLADVKLGQEYELVVTTYAGLYRYRVGDVLRVTSFKNKAPQFNFICRKNVVLSIDSDKTDEVELQNAVKNAVNHLVPFEATVTEYTSYADTTTIPGHYVLFWELSFNGTTPVPPSVFEDCCLTVEESLNSVYRQGRASDKSIGPLEIKIVETGTFDKLMDYAISLGASINQYKTPRCVKFAPIVELLTTRVVSNYHSPKCPKWVPGHKQWCNID